The Brenneria rubrifaciens genome has a window encoding:
- the gspC gene encoding type II secretion system protein GspC — MPQSPSWSRKTLSLNTLVVKLQSLPLPLIRRVLLSGILLLICQQLTVLAWRVLLPNDPHPVNITVTPAQAKEKPAASDDFTLFGRPPDVNPPTVTAAALNGDIPLSTLDITLTGILASEDDKRSIAIIAKDSQQYSRSVGDAIPGYEAKIVTIFADRVVLQYQGRYEALHLYQDDAEGRKPEHIYLAPDGDN, encoded by the coding sequence ATGCCGCAATCCCCATCATGGTCGCGTAAAACCCTTTCATTAAACACACTGGTAGTAAAACTCCAGTCTTTACCTTTACCCCTTATTCGGCGTGTGCTTCTGAGCGGTATCCTACTGCTGATTTGCCAGCAACTGACGGTGCTCGCCTGGCGTGTTCTGCTGCCAAACGATCCTCATCCGGTCAACATTACCGTCACGCCCGCCCAGGCCAAAGAAAAACCCGCCGCATCGGATGACTTTACGCTGTTTGGCCGCCCGCCTGACGTCAATCCACCGACAGTAACGGCAGCCGCGTTGAACGGAGATATCCCGCTTTCCACATTAGACATCACTCTTACCGGTATTTTGGCGAGTGAAGACGACAAACGGTCCATCGCCATTATCGCCAAAGATAGTCAGCAATACAGCCGTAGCGTGGGTGACGCGATACCGGGCTATGAGGCCAAAATTGTGACTATTTTTGCCGATCGTGTCGTCTTGCAGTATCAGGGGCGCTATGAAGCCCTGCATTTATATCAGGATGACGCCGAAGGGAGAAAACCTGAGCATATTTATCTGGCACCGGATGGAGACAACTAA
- a CDS encoding D-amino-acid transaminase → MQRLVYVDGQYVRENEAKVSIFDRGFLFADAVYEVTAVVNGKLAEFDGHIGRLQRSCRELSLTLPVTPAELKHIHHALIEKNNLTEGAIYLQLSRGNAGDRDFHFPSADVKPTLVLFTQARAILDNPKAKTGLHVVTSPDIRWHRRDIKTVGLLAACMAKDYAHRHHADDAFMVENGFITEGSSCNCYIVLHDNTVVTRPLSNDILHGITRHSLLKLAASDDIKLEERLFTPDEAYHATEIFISSATTFVLPVVTLDGKTIGDGKPGPVTRRLREIYIEMVKQQVM, encoded by the coding sequence ATGCAACGTCTTGTTTATGTTGATGGGCAGTATGTTAGAGAAAATGAAGCGAAGGTGTCGATTTTTGACCGTGGTTTCCTCTTTGCAGATGCTGTCTATGAAGTGACTGCCGTCGTTAATGGCAAGTTAGCGGAATTTGATGGTCATATTGGGCGTCTGCAACGTTCCTGCCGTGAACTGTCTCTTACGCTGCCAGTCACGCCAGCTGAGCTGAAGCATATTCACCATGCGCTGATTGAGAAAAACAATCTGACGGAAGGCGCCATTTACTTGCAGCTAAGCCGCGGCAACGCTGGCGATCGTGATTTCCATTTCCCGTCGGCGGATGTGAAACCCACGCTGGTGCTGTTTACTCAGGCGCGCGCCATTTTGGACAACCCGAAAGCCAAAACCGGTCTGCATGTCGTTACCAGCCCTGATATCCGCTGGCATCGCCGGGACATTAAAACGGTCGGTCTGCTAGCTGCGTGCATGGCGAAAGACTATGCACATCGCCACCACGCGGATGATGCTTTCATGGTAGAAAACGGCTTCATCACCGAAGGCAGTTCATGCAACTGCTATATCGTGCTGCATGACAATACCGTGGTGACGCGCCCGCTGAGCAACGACATCCTGCACGGTATTACCCGCCATTCGCTGTTGAAACTGGCGGCAAGCGACGATATTAAATTGGAAGAACGGTTGTTCACCCCGGACGAAGCCTATCACGCCACGGAGATCTTCATCAGTTCAGCGACCACTTTCGTCTTACCTGTCGTCACGCTTGACGGCAAAACGATTGGCGATGGAAAACCTGGTCCGGTAACCCGTCGGCTGAGGGAAATCTATATTGAGATGGTGAAGCAACAGGTTATGTGA
- the gspS gene encoding type II secretion system pilot lipoprotein GspS, which produces MSLSLSKFAVFTLFCVVLAGCQQSDTSASKGKAADSAVAVPANDQLNQLASLVAATRYLKSQCNRSDLPDESTINNVVLAVAKQRGWDVTNYQTLPQRSESLYQGLLKDSTPKETQCSEFNRSLTPFIDVLRTYR; this is translated from the coding sequence ATGTCGTTATCTCTGTCTAAATTCGCTGTTTTTACACTCTTTTGTGTCGTACTGGCTGGCTGCCAGCAATCCGACACCTCCGCCAGTAAAGGGAAAGCGGCGGATAGCGCTGTCGCAGTACCGGCTAATGATCAATTGAATCAGCTTGCGTCTCTGGTGGCTGCCACCCGGTATCTGAAATCGCAATGCAATCGCAGCGATCTTCCCGATGAGTCAACAATCAATAATGTCGTGCTGGCAGTGGCTAAGCAGCGGGGATGGGATGTGACAAATTATCAGACTTTACCGCAACGCAGTGAAAGTCTGTATCAGGGGTTGTTAAAAGACAGCACGCCGAAGGAAACGCAGTGTTCGGAATTTAACCGCTCACTGACCCCTTTTATTGATGTCTTACGCACCTACCGTTAA
- the dgcA gene encoding N-acetyl-D-Glu racemase DgcA gives MTDIKISHESWPLQGTFTISRGSKTQADVVVVTLRSGETTGYGECVPYARYGESIESVMAQIAALSSDIRNGLDREMLQTRLPAGAARNAIDCAFWDLACKQHRQRIWQRLNLAEPEVLESAYTLSLDTPERMHQAAQSNANRPLLKLKLADKDDLARVAAVRRGAPSARLIVDANEGWDVSLYLKLAPELAALGVTMIEQPLPAGKDGVLADLPHPIPICADESCHDSHSLKAIAGCYDMINIKLDKTGGLTEALRLRASAHQAGMRIMVGCMVGTSLSMAPAFIVAQGANVVDLDGPLLLQRDRTDGLRYNGSEIHPPEAALWG, from the coding sequence ATGACCGACATTAAAATATCCCATGAAAGCTGGCCGCTACAGGGTACATTTACCATTTCGCGCGGCAGCAAAACCCAGGCCGATGTCGTTGTCGTCACCTTGCGTTCTGGTGAAACCACAGGCTATGGCGAATGTGTGCCCTACGCACGTTACGGAGAATCCATAGAAAGCGTGATGGCACAAATTGCTGCGCTGAGCAGCGATATCCGTAACGGACTCGATCGCGAAATGCTGCAAACCCGTCTACCGGCGGGCGCGGCGCGTAACGCGATTGACTGCGCATTCTGGGATTTGGCGTGCAAACAGCACCGCCAGCGAATTTGGCAACGCCTGAATCTGGCCGAACCGGAAGTCTTGGAGAGCGCCTACACGCTCTCGCTGGATACCCCGGAGCGCATGCATCAGGCGGCGCAAAGCAACGCCAACCGCCCACTGCTCAAGCTGAAACTGGCGGACAAAGACGATTTGGCCAGGGTCGCCGCGGTACGTCGCGGCGCGCCGTCTGCACGCTTAATCGTCGATGCCAATGAAGGCTGGGATGTGAGTCTCTATTTGAAACTGGCGCCGGAACTGGCCGCGCTGGGCGTGACCATGATCGAACAGCCCTTGCCTGCCGGAAAAGACGGCGTGCTGGCGGACCTGCCGCATCCGATACCGATCTGCGCTGATGAATCCTGCCATGACAGCCACTCTCTAAAAGCCATAGCCGGTTGTTACGACATGATAAACATCAAGCTGGATAAAACCGGCGGACTCACCGAAGCATTGCGTCTACGCGCCAGTGCGCATCAGGCGGGTATGCGGATTATGGTCGGTTGTATGGTGGGGACTTCGCTGTCTATGGCGCCTGCTTTTATCGTGGCTCAAGGGGCAAACGTTGTCGATTTGGATGGCCCACTTTTATTGCAGCGCGACCGTACTGACGGATTGCGTTACAACGGCAGCGAAATACATCCGCCAGAAGCGGCGCTGTGGGGCTAA
- the alaC gene encoding alanine transaminase: MSDSTSPRRFTRIDRLPPYVFNITAELKMAARRCGEDIIDFSMGNPDGPTPPHIVEKLCTVAQREDTHGYSTSKGIPRLRRAISRWYADRYQVEIDPESEAIVTIGSKEGLAHLMLATLDHGDTVLVPNPSYPIHIYGAVIAGAQVRSVPLVEGVDFFNELERAIRESIPKPKMMILGFPSNPTAQCVELDFFERVVALAKQYGVLVIHDLAYADIVYDGWKAPSIMQVSGAKDIAVEFFTLSKSYNMAGWRIGFMVGNQELVSALARIKSYHDYGTFTPLQVAAIAALEGDQQCVRDIAEQYRQRRNVLVRGLHEAGWMVDEPKASMYVWARIPEAYAHLGSLEFAKRLLAEAKVCVSPGIGFGDYGDTHVRFALIENQDRIRQAVRGIKAMFRADGIIPPNKASSGKVPAS, translated from the coding sequence ATGTCTGATTCCACTTCTCCGCGCCGTTTTACGCGCATCGATCGTCTTCCCCCCTACGTATTCAATATTACTGCTGAATTAAAAATGGCGGCTCGTCGTTGTGGCGAAGACATCATTGATTTCAGCATGGGTAACCCAGACGGTCCTACACCGCCTCATATCGTCGAGAAGCTATGTACCGTCGCTCAGCGTGAGGATACCCATGGTTATTCGACTTCCAAAGGCATTCCTCGTTTACGCCGCGCCATTTCGCGCTGGTATGCCGATCGTTATCAGGTGGAAATTGATCCGGAAAGTGAGGCGATCGTCACCATCGGTTCCAAAGAGGGGCTGGCGCATCTGATGCTGGCAACGTTGGATCACGGCGATACGGTGCTGGTGCCAAACCCCAGCTACCCGATACATATCTATGGCGCGGTGATTGCCGGGGCTCAGGTGCGTTCGGTTCCGCTTGTTGAAGGTGTGGATTTCTTCAATGAACTGGAACGGGCGATCCGTGAAAGTATTCCAAAACCAAAAATGATGATTCTTGGTTTTCCTTCCAACCCTACCGCACAGTGCGTCGAGCTGGATTTTTTTGAGCGTGTGGTGGCGCTGGCAAAACAGTACGGTGTGTTGGTGATACACGATCTGGCTTATGCCGACATCGTTTATGACGGCTGGAAGGCGCCATCGATTATGCAGGTGTCTGGCGCGAAAGATATCGCTGTCGAGTTTTTCACTTTGTCGAAAAGCTACAACATGGCGGGCTGGCGTATCGGTTTTATGGTGGGTAATCAGGAATTGGTCAGTGCGCTGGCCCGTATCAAGAGCTATCACGATTACGGTACGTTTACGCCATTGCAGGTGGCGGCGATTGCGGCGCTGGAAGGCGATCAGCAGTGTGTTCGGGATATTGCCGAGCAGTATCGTCAGCGGCGCAATGTTTTGGTGCGCGGTCTGCATGAAGCTGGTTGGATGGTGGATGAGCCGAAGGCCTCCATGTATGTTTGGGCCAGAATTCCAGAGGCGTATGCGCATCTGGGATCGCTGGAATTCGCCAAACGTCTGCTGGCTGAAGCGAAAGTTTGTGTTTCTCCAGGAATCGGGTTCGGCGATTATGGTGATACGCATGTCCGGTTCGCATTGATTGAAAATCAGGATCGTATCCGGCAGGCGGTACGCGGCATAAAAGCCATGTTTCGCGCCGATGGCATTATACCGCCGAACAAAGCCTCGTCAGGTAAGGTGCCTGCTTCCTGA
- the dgcN gene encoding N-acetyltransferase DgcN gives MDIKKPYLLFLGDAHDQLAAKVAIGIKQWHPEYCVGQFRMNGCQADCDLPDMDISAARAAGAKTLVIGVANRGGIISKQWIAVLSQALESGMDLAAGLHNRLSDVPELRELAAKLGRSLFDVRHPSQTFPVANGRKRSGKRLLPVGTDCSCGKMYTALAIEKEILSRGGNATFRATGQTGILISGSGVSIDAVVSDFIAGAVETLSPANDENHWDVIEGQGSLFHPSFAGVTTGIIHGAQPDALVLCHEPTRKTMRGVDYPIPDLAACMDLNLSMAKLTNPNARFVGISINSAVLSEEEALPLMAELEKKFGLPVVDPFRQGVGRIVDQLADL, from the coding sequence ATGGATATCAAAAAACCTTATTTGTTATTCTTGGGGGATGCACACGATCAGTTGGCCGCCAAGGTTGCAATCGGCATTAAACAATGGCACCCGGAATATTGTGTCGGGCAGTTTCGAATGAATGGCTGCCAAGCTGACTGCGATCTGCCCGATATGGATATCAGCGCCGCTCGTGCAGCAGGCGCGAAAACGCTGGTAATTGGCGTTGCCAACCGCGGCGGCATTATTTCGAAACAGTGGATTGCCGTACTGAGCCAGGCATTGGAAAGCGGCATGGATCTGGCGGCGGGCCTGCACAATCGTTTGTCTGATGTTCCAGAACTCAGAGAATTAGCAGCCAAACTCGGCCGTTCGCTGTTTGACGTGCGTCATCCTTCACAGACATTTCCGGTCGCCAACGGACGCAAACGCTCAGGTAAACGCCTATTACCGGTTGGTACTGACTGCTCCTGCGGCAAGATGTATACCGCGCTGGCAATCGAAAAAGAAATTCTATCCCGCGGCGGCAACGCCACATTCCGGGCAACGGGACAAACCGGGATTCTGATCAGCGGTTCCGGCGTGAGTATTGACGCGGTAGTGTCCGATTTCATCGCGGGTGCGGTTGAAACGCTCTCTCCCGCCAATGACGAGAACCACTGGGATGTTATCGAAGGCCAGGGTTCATTGTTTCACCCTTCCTTTGCCGGCGTCACAACCGGCATCATCCACGGCGCTCAACCGGATGCGCTGGTGCTATGCCATGAACCGACACGCAAAACCATGCGGGGCGTCGATTATCCTATCCCTGATTTAGCCGCCTGCATGGACCTGAATCTGTCGATGGCAAAGTTGACTAACCCTAATGCGCGCTTTGTCGGCATTTCAATCAACAGCGCCGTTCTCAGCGAAGAAGAAGCATTGCCGTTAATGGCTGAACTTGAGAAGAAATTCGGCTTGCCTGTTGTGGACCCGTTCCGCCAGGGAGTAGGACGTATCGTTGACCAATTGGCTGACCTATGA
- a CDS encoding glycosyl hydrolase family 28 protein: MDYFLLHSRATLGAALLFSGLMAVGTDSDAAQSATIDRSAAPQNVQVPTLAYDDTSVVLAWEKPAQASSDIKDYHVYMNGQRLAGAIDNQNTHSPAKPYIDNFYRSIDTAGWHTRVSFQNFKVTGLSPETEYRFTVRAVYADGKESVDSETVVQKTTAVPQTLNVTNFGAKGDGVTNDTLAIQKAIDDCTIETYPQGCKVVVEGGEFKTGALFLHSNMTFEVAEGAILRGSENGDDYPLARGYYLYPYTKPSLPKRPPSLINVLEINDKGSTHAGTFENIRIVGKGTINGNGWKRGIKSGDATTIKDELGRKLPQYRASKADKVSDDGILAKNQTEKALADGMSVNDAYKHRRSSLMTLRGVSNLYLEGLTILNPAYHGVMVLESENVAMNALVHTTFDANNADGIEFGNSQNVMVFNNFFDTGDDSVNFAAGYGAEVATRQQKAQSGAWIFNNYFRKGHGAVVTGSHTGAWIEKIVAENNVMNLTDVGLRMKSRPYYGGGARDVVFRNNAMRGIVGEPFVFTVKYKADVNDSQPAAEPAQFRDVKVSDVTVDGTAKKNSILVDGMTVDEMAASYGFSFKRDAYHQGLYFENVKFKNTKATDITFLKDSTFKNVIFENVDAAWKFGNIENIKLDDRVNRGVSLTTKGDETLTLEAATQ; encoded by the coding sequence ATGGATTATTTTTTGCTCCATTCCAGAGCGACGCTTGGTGCAGCATTGCTATTCAGTGGGTTAATGGCAGTCGGCACTGATAGTGATGCAGCCCAGAGCGCCACCATAGACCGCTCAGCCGCCCCGCAGAATGTGCAGGTTCCCACTTTGGCCTATGACGATACAAGCGTTGTGCTGGCCTGGGAAAAACCGGCGCAGGCATCATCGGATATCAAGGATTATCATGTCTACATGAATGGTCAACGGCTGGCGGGAGCGATTGACAATCAGAATACCCATTCACCGGCAAAACCTTATATCGATAACTTTTATCGTTCTATTGACACGGCAGGCTGGCATACCCGCGTCAGCTTCCAAAATTTTAAAGTTACGGGATTATCGCCGGAAACAGAATACCGCTTCACCGTACGCGCGGTTTATGCTGATGGTAAAGAATCGGTGGATAGCGAAACCGTTGTCCAGAAAACCACCGCAGTGCCTCAGACGCTAAACGTAACCAATTTCGGGGCCAAAGGCGACGGCGTCACCAACGACACGCTGGCGATTCAGAAAGCGATTGATGACTGTACGATAGAGACTTACCCGCAGGGATGTAAAGTTGTGGTCGAAGGCGGCGAGTTTAAGACCGGCGCGTTGTTCCTGCACAGCAATATGACGTTTGAAGTGGCCGAGGGCGCAATACTGCGCGGTTCGGAAAACGGTGATGACTATCCGTTGGCGCGCGGTTATTACCTCTATCCCTACACTAAACCGTCATTGCCAAAACGTCCGCCTTCACTGATTAACGTTCTGGAAATCAATGATAAAGGGAGTACGCATGCTGGCACGTTTGAAAATATCCGTATCGTCGGCAAAGGCACCATTAACGGTAATGGCTGGAAGCGCGGCATCAAATCCGGTGACGCGACGACCATTAAGGACGAATTGGGCAGAAAGCTGCCGCAGTACCGGGCAAGCAAAGCGGACAAGGTATCCGACGATGGGATTCTGGCCAAAAATCAAACTGAAAAAGCCCTGGCTGATGGGATGTCGGTTAATGATGCCTACAAGCATCGCCGATCCAGCTTGATGACGCTGCGTGGTGTCAGCAACCTGTATCTGGAAGGGCTGACCATTCTGAATCCCGCCTATCACGGCGTGATGGTGCTGGAATCTGAAAATGTGGCCATGAATGCCTTAGTGCATACCACTTTTGATGCGAATAATGCGGACGGCATCGAGTTTGGCAACAGCCAGAACGTAATGGTATTCAATAACTTTTTTGATACCGGCGATGACAGTGTCAATTTCGCGGCGGGGTATGGCGCCGAAGTAGCGACACGGCAGCAAAAAGCGCAAAGCGGCGCGTGGATATTCAATAACTACTTCCGTAAAGGCCATGGCGCTGTAGTCACCGGCAGCCATACCGGCGCCTGGATCGAGAAGATCGTGGCTGAAAATAATGTAATGAATCTGACGGATGTCGGGCTGCGTATGAAAAGTCGTCCATACTACGGCGGAGGTGCGCGTGACGTCGTCTTCCGCAATAATGCAATGCGTGGTATTGTCGGAGAACCGTTTGTGTTCACCGTCAAATATAAAGCAGATGTGAACGATTCCCAGCCGGCGGCTGAACCCGCTCAATTTCGTGATGTGAAAGTTTCTGACGTAACCGTCGATGGTACGGCGAAGAAAAACAGTATCCTGGTCGATGGGATGACCGTAGATGAAATGGCGGCTTCATATGGGTTTTCTTTTAAACGTGATGCCTATCATCAGGGCTTGTATTTTGAAAATGTAAAATTTAAAAATACCAAAGCCACGGACATTACCTTCCTCAAAGACAGCACGTTCAAAAACGTGATTTTTGAAAATGTCGACGCGGCATGGAAGTTTGGTAATATCGAAAATATCAAACTAGACGACCGGGTTAATCGTGGTGTCTCTCTGACGACGAAGGGGGATGAAACCCTCACCCTCGAGGCGGCGACGCAGTAA
- the gspD gene encoding type II secretion system secretin GspD: MVSSFAWSAEFSASFKGTDIQEFINTVSKNLNKTVIVDPSVSGNITVRSYDMMNEEQYYQFFISVLDVYGFTVVPMDNNVLKIIRSKDAKSTSMPLASEDDPGVGDEVVTRVVPVNNVAARDLAPLLRQLNDNAGAGSVVHYEPSNVLLMTGRATVIKRLMAIVERVDRTGDRNVATVPLSYASSLEVVKMVNELNKTDEKTALPGMMTANVVADERTNSVLVRGEPNSRQRVIDMIKQLDRQQAVQGNTKVIYLKYAKASDLVEVLTGVGDSIKSEQENALPALRKEISLKAHEQTNSLIVSAAPDVMRDLEQVIAQLDIRRPQVLVEAVIAEVQDADGMNLGIQWSNKNAGMTQFTNTGLPISTMVAGADQYRKDGTFNSSAANALNSFNGIAAGFYQGNWSMLLSALSSNSKNDILATPSIVTLDNMEATFNVGQEVPVLAGSQTTSGDNIFNTVERKTVGIKLKVKPQINEGDSVLLEIEQEVSSVADSGSSSSSELGATFNTRTVNNAVLVSSGETVVVGGLLDKSSRETADKVPLLGDIPVLGYLFRSNSRQVSKRNLMLFIRPSIIRDRSQYQNASSEKYHAFSEEQQQQRDVKHGKGMLSNDLLRLPSTGNPYTFRQVQSSIVTFYPVGGR; the protein is encoded by the coding sequence ATGGTTTCTTCATTTGCCTGGAGTGCTGAGTTCTCCGCCAGTTTTAAAGGGACGGATATTCAGGAGTTCATCAATACCGTCAGTAAAAACCTGAATAAAACAGTGATCGTCGATCCTTCCGTCAGCGGCAATATTACCGTGCGTAGTTATGACATGATGAATGAAGAACAGTATTACCAGTTCTTCATCAGCGTGCTGGACGTATACGGTTTTACCGTTGTGCCGATGGATAACAACGTATTAAAGATCATTCGCTCGAAAGATGCGAAGTCAACCTCGATGCCGCTGGCCAGCGAAGACGACCCTGGCGTCGGGGATGAAGTGGTTACGCGCGTCGTGCCGGTCAATAACGTTGCGGCCCGCGATCTGGCCCCGCTGCTGCGTCAACTGAACGACAATGCCGGCGCCGGGAGCGTGGTGCATTACGAGCCCTCGAACGTGCTGCTGATGACCGGCCGCGCCACCGTGATTAAACGGCTGATGGCGATTGTTGAACGGGTGGATAGAACCGGCGATCGCAATGTGGCGACGGTGCCGCTTTCTTACGCATCCTCGCTGGAAGTGGTGAAAATGGTGAATGAGCTGAATAAAACCGATGAGAAAACGGCGCTGCCTGGCATGATGACCGCCAACGTCGTCGCCGATGAGCGCACCAACTCCGTGCTGGTCCGTGGCGAGCCAAATTCCCGTCAGCGAGTGATTGATATGATCAAACAGCTCGATCGGCAGCAGGCGGTACAGGGCAACACCAAAGTTATCTATCTCAAATATGCCAAAGCCTCGGATCTGGTTGAAGTGCTGACTGGCGTGGGCGACAGCATCAAGTCGGAGCAGGAAAATGCGTTGCCGGCGCTGCGCAAAGAGATTTCCCTTAAGGCGCATGAGCAGACGAACTCGCTGATTGTGAGCGCGGCGCCGGATGTTATGCGCGATTTGGAGCAGGTGATCGCCCAACTGGATATTCGTCGTCCGCAGGTGCTGGTGGAGGCGGTCATTGCGGAAGTTCAGGATGCTGACGGCATGAACCTGGGCATTCAGTGGTCGAATAAAAATGCTGGAATGACGCAGTTCACCAACACCGGCTTGCCGATTTCCACGATGGTGGCGGGTGCGGATCAGTACCGAAAAGACGGCACGTTCAATAGTTCGGCGGCGAACGCGCTCAACAGCTTCAACGGTATTGCCGCCGGGTTTTATCAGGGCAACTGGTCGATGCTGTTGTCCGCTTTGTCGAGCAACAGCAAGAATGACATTCTGGCGACGCCGAGCATTGTGACGCTGGACAACATGGAAGCCACGTTCAACGTCGGTCAGGAAGTACCGGTACTGGCAGGGTCGCAGACGACTTCTGGCGACAACATTTTCAATACAGTGGAACGTAAGACCGTCGGTATTAAGCTGAAAGTGAAGCCGCAAATCAACGAAGGCGACTCGGTGTTGCTGGAGATTGAACAGGAAGTCTCCAGCGTAGCCGATTCTGGGTCCAGCAGCAGTTCGGAACTGGGGGCCACGTTTAACACGCGCACCGTAAATAATGCGGTATTGGTCAGCAGCGGTGAAACCGTGGTCGTGGGCGGTTTGCTGGATAAAAGCTCGCGTGAAACGGCGGATAAAGTGCCCTTGCTGGGCGATATTCCCGTGCTGGGATACTTGTTCCGCTCCAACAGTCGTCAGGTATCGAAACGTAATCTGATGTTGTTTATCCGCCCCTCCATCATCCGCGATCGAAGTCAGTATCAGAATGCCTCGTCGGAAAAATACCACGCATTCAGCGAGGAGCAACAGCAGCAGCGCGATGTCAAACATGGCAAAGGCATGTTGAGCAACGATCTCCTGCGCCTGCCTTCAACGGGTAATCCTTACACGTTCCGTCAGGTGCAGTCCTCTATTGTGACGTTTTATCCGGTGGGGGGACGATGA